A segment of the Luteolibacter rhizosphaerae genome:
AGTCGTCCAAGGCATCCCATCCGGAGGGCAGGGTCATACCGATCTCTTCCATCTCCGCCTGAGCTTCACTGCGGCGGCGTTCCTTCTCGGCTTCCCAAGCTCTCTGTTGCTCGGGCCTCAGCACGGACAGCATCTCCTGATTGCGATCCCCCACCCGGCCGCCGAGCTGCATTTCGGGATCGTAGTCCACGGAGCCCCGGGCCATGATATTGAAGACTTGGTCACGCTGGCCATCGTCCAGGCCCACGATGGCATCCACTCGGGCAAGGCGCATGTCGGCATCCCCTTGCACACGGTCGGTCTTCTCGGTGAGCCGCTCGTGCTTGAAGTTCTCCAGCTTTTCGCCGCTCAGGACCGTAGCCATCTGTGCATCGAGCCCGGTGTCCCAGTGATCGTCGCGGGTCTCGCGCATGAGGTCTTCCAAGGTTGTGCCCGGCTGCCCGGCCAGATCGCTGAAGCGCTTCGCGTCCTCCTCGGCCTTGCGCTTGAACCACTCGCCGAGCGTTTTCTGTTGCGCGGGAGTGAGGTCATACTTGCGGGTGAGTTCACCCACGATCCGGTCGCTCTGGCGCTTCTGATCCCGCACACGGATGCGGTCGAAGATCGGGGAGAGATCGCGGACCCAAGGCTGGAAGGTTCTCAGCAGATCATCGGGGCTGATCAGGCGCCCCATCTCATAGCTTTCCTTCAGTTCGCGCAGCCCGTCCTGAACCGTGCGGCCGGAGCGGCGGTTGCCCTCGAGGGCAAGCACACGGTTCTGGGAGCGCCGCAGATCCACCTCCAGCTTGGCGATGCGCTCTTCCGGCGTGCCTTCTTCACCGGGCAGGCTGTCGCGGAACATCACGGCCGCCGCTCCGCCCACGACAAGCCCGACGGCAAGGTAGAGGAAGGGACGCAGTTTGCTGGGAAAGGACATGGCGGCGATGGAGAGGGATCTGCGTGAAAGCCTGTTATGCCCGGCGTGAAAAGATGGTGAACGGCCCGTGCATCATCGTGAAGGCTGGGAGATTTCCCATGGGAATCACAGCGATTTCTTACTATGGGAAGTTTGGACAAAACATCGCAGGCGGCGACGTTATCTCACGATGCGCCTGATCCTCTCTTGCCTGCTGATGCTTTCGCCCCTCGCTGCTGCGGAGAAGCGGATCGCGGTCTTCGTGGGGCTCTGCGACAATGCAAGCCAAGGCATCGTGAAGGTCGGGGCAAAGATCGGCGACGGCAACAAGCCCGACGACAATCTCTACTGGGGCTGCACCGACGGCCTGCGATCCCACTTCAAAGCGAGCAAACGCTGGAAACTCGAGAAGCAGGAGACCGCGACGGGGGACGAGAAGATCCTCGAACGCCTTACATTCCGGCATGCCACGGAAGATGCCGTGTTGGTGGCGGAAGCATGGCGCGGTTCGAATCTCAAGGAGTGCTACATCGCCTTCGAGCAAGCGCTGGTCTCCGGCAAGCAAGACCTCGTCGCCTTCATCGGCCACAATGTTCTGATGGACACTCCGATCGATCCTCCCGCAGCGAAGGTCGCGGGCAAAGTGGATGCCGTGGTGCTCTGCTGCATGAGCGACACCTACTTCGACACGCGGCTCAAGAATCTCGGTGCACGGCCCGTGCTCACGACGACGCAATACATGTATCCCGGCTCCTTTATCCTGCACGCCTCGCTGGAGCCATGGCTGGCAAACAAAGACCGCGCCGCACTGCGGGATGCAGCGGGCGCGGCTTATGCGAAGAATCAAAGGATCAAGCTCGGAGCAGCGAAGGGTGTCTTCGCGAAGCCCGAACCTTGATCGTTCAGGCAGCCGTGGCCTCCTTGACCTTGATCACCTTGGTCTTGGCCATGTCATCGCCGGTGCGGCGGAGCGGCAGATGTGCCTCCTTCTTCTGATAAAGCACATAAGCCTCATAAAGCGGAACGAAGGGGATCATCATGAGGATATTGCGCTTGATGCCGAGTTCCCAGTTACCACTCAGGCTTCTGCCTTCGGAGTCCACCGCGCGAATTTTCATCAGCTTCTTGCCAAGGCTCTGCCCGTCGAGGAAGGGCAAGGAATCCTTCAGAAGCATGTAGGCGAAATAGATCACCCAGCCCAGTTTTCCGATGACCAAGATCGCAATTCCAGCGATGAAGCCATCAATGATGCCAGCGATCAGACGGGTGTCGAAAGGTGCCTCGCCTGCAAGTTGTTCGACCACGGATTCATTTTCGTCGGCGTCGTTCTCATCGGAATCGAATTTCGCCTTGGGTGCCTGCTCGCTGCTCTTCGTCGCGGGAGGCGGCGGGGGCGGCACGTCCGGCATCGGCGGGGCCGGTGCGGGCGGCGGCGGTGCCAGATTGGGCATCGGCAGCGGTGAAGCTGGCGATGGTGGCGGGATGTCCGGCGGTGGCGGCGGAGTTGAGGATTGCGGCTTCTCGGGCTCGTTTTCCATGGCGATCCCGGACTCTAGCAGAAGGCCAGCTCCGGTCGAGAGACAAGTCATCGCGACGCTGAGACTTCGGTCGGAATGTTCATCCGCGCAGTTCAACCATCCTCCCGCAGCCCGGCAAAGACCCGGTGCGAGAAGTAGCGCTCCATGCGATCCGGGAAAACGGTGACCACCCTTCCATCCCTTCCCAGACGGCGCTTCGCCTCCAAGGCCGCGGCATAATTCAAACCGGAACTCGGTCCCACCGGATAACCCAGGGCCCACAGGCGCTGCGTGAGATCGAGGCAGAGCTCTTCGCGCACGGTCACCTCCTGGATTGCACCACCCCGTGGGCCCTCCCGCCATTCTTTGTAGAGTAGCGACAGGCACTCGGCCACGCCCGGCACCTCCTTGCTGAAGATCAAACTGGCACATTCGGCGTTATCACCGAAGGCCCGGCCTTCGCAGGGAATCGCCGCGAATGCCTGCGCTCCGCACCCGGCATCGTCGAAAGCTTCCCATAGACCCCGCAAGGTGCCGCCCGTGCCCACGCCGCTGACGACCGCGTCCACGCAGCCGCACTCCATCTGCGACAGGATCTCCGGCCCGGTGAACATCCGATGGGCTTCGGCGTTGTCCGGATTCTCGAATTGCTTCGCAGCGAACCATCCGTGCTCCAACGCCGCGGACTCCGCGGCTTCCAACACCTTCGACATGCCGCCCTCGATCCGTCGGACTTCGCCACCATAGGCCCGGATCATCAGCCCGCGCTCGTTGGTCGCGCTGCTGGGGATAAAGGCGACGAACTTCAGGCCCATCTGGGCGCATGCCAGCGCGAGCGCGATGCTGGTGCTGCCGCTGGAAGCCTCCACCACCGTGTCCCCTTCCCGGATTTCACCACGTCGCCATGCCTTCTCCAGAATATGGCGGGCGATGCGATCCTTGGTGGAACCGCTGGGATTCATGAACTCCAACTTGCACCAGATCGGCCCCAGCTCCGCATCCAAGGTCACCGGCACCAGCGGCGTCGGCGGGATCTGGCGGATGAAGCGTCCACCCACGGGAGCAGGACGAGCGGGGGCGGCGACCGGAGAGATCATGGTCCGCAGTCAAGCAACTGCCGCCGGGCGGCTCAAGCGCTGTGAAGCGATAAGCGAACCAAGGATCAGGACTCCACCTAGAATGAACCCCTGGCCCGGCCGCTCGCCGAGGAAGAGCATCGATTCGAGCGTGGCCGCTAAAGGAATCAGGAACCGATAGCCTGCCAGCAGCGGCACCGGATGCAGGGTGGAGAGATGATTCCACTGCGCGAAGGCCGCGGCGGACACGAAAGCTAACCACACCGTGGTGCCCATCGCGGCGGGAGGCATCAGCAGCGCCGCCTTCGGAAACGAACCGGCTCCAGCCAGCAGTAGCCCCAGCCCCCCGCCAAGAAGCGAGAAGCCCGTGGCAGCCCGCGCCCCGATGGTCTTGCGCAGGCCCGTGAACTGCACTAGGCCGAGGGTCCCCAAGCCGGTCGAGCCCAGCAGGAGCAGCGTGCCGAGCCATGGATTCCCCAGTCCCGCCTTCTCCGAACTCGCCGCGACCGCCACCCCCACCCCGCCGATCGCAATCGCCAACCACTGGGCCAGGCGCGGCCACGGCGCACCTGCCGCCAAGGGCGCCAGCAGCATCCACCAGAAGCTTCCCAGCGCGGAGAGCAAGCCGGCGAGGCTCGCGCTCGCAGCCGAGATCGCGAGATAGAAGAGCAGATACTGCCCGAAGGTCTGGGTGATGCAGAAGCCCAGCAAAGCACGCTTCGAAGTGGCGCGAAACTCCTCCATCGGCCGTCTCGCCACCGCCAGCAGCATCAGTCCCGCCAGCGTGAAACGCACACCTGCGAACCACCAGCAATCGGAGGCGGTCGGCTTCAAGCCCTCCGACTCCCAGATCCGGTAAACCGCCTTGATTCCGGGGAACGCGCTCCCCCACAACAAGGCGCAGAGCAGCACCGGCGGCAGAACCTTGGTCCATCGGTGATCGCCGCTCACGGCGCGACGCTGGAATGCTTTCCCGCGTGGGGGAAGCGCGATCTTGTGCCTGACAGGGCCGGGGCGCTTCAAACCTTGCCCTGCCGGGTTTTTGCGCCATCATACATCCATGCAGGTGGTGACCGACCAGATCCGCAATTTCCTCCAGTACATTGCTGTCCAGTTCATCGAGTTCCCGGCGGAAGCACAGCTCAAGGTCACCGAACTCGGCCCGAAACGCCTCCGCTTCAAGCTCGTCCTGCGGCAATCTGACGTGGCCCTGCTGATCGGCCGGAACGGCTTCAGCGCCTCCGCCATCCGCGGCGTGATCAAGTCCATCGCCGAGCGCGAGGACGTGAACGTGAACCTGCAGATCCACTCCCACGAAGAGGAGACCGAGATGCTGGCGCGGGAGCGCCACTGAGCGATGGCCTCCGGAAAGCTCGCGAGAGTTATCCTTGCCAAGCCCGACGCGCCCCCACTACCCTCCGCCCCGCCGCTCGTGGCAGCAACGCCTGCCACCGAAATGGTCCCGTAGTCCAATGGATAGGACGATGGCCTCCGAAGCCGTAGGTACAGGTTCGATTCCTGTCGGGACTACTCTTGCTAGTCCGGGATAAGCAGGAAACACCCCGTATTTCAGGCACCCCCCTCATTTTTTGGGGAACGCTATCCGATCTCGATTCCATCGGATCATTTCCGGGAGCATTCCGAACCACGCATCTCCTTCTTCTGGAGCCATCGGCACTTGGTAGTGCTTCTTTAGCATGTCCACACTGTTACCCATCTCCAGCGCTAGAGCGTGTAGGTTCAGTAGGGTCGCGTTTCGATAGCTGCCGTAAGAGTGTCTGAGAGCATCTTGAGGCCAACCCTCTTCTCCGAATACCACCTCGCCAAGCCGCTTTGTCTCGCCGCCTTGCGTAGGGTTTGGCGGCCCCGCCGCAATTACCGACATTTTCGGCTACGCGCCGAACGCCGCCCACTTCGAGAAACACCTCGCCACGGTCAAGGCCAAGCACCTCCTCCGCAGCCTCATCGTCACCTGCACGGAATCCGCCGCTGGCATCGCAATCGATCACGGGTTCTTCTTCGACTGTCTCCCGCGAGAGGCCGGGGCCGCTTATGGAAACCTTCTCCGAAACCGTGTCCCAATTCGTGCCGTTGTATCGCTGAAGCTTCGAGCAGTTGCCTTTCATGCTGCCGACACGCTAGCCCGCCGCTTTGCTCCCTGCCCACTGCTGCGCAGCGTGGTTCGCCCCATTCAATCCACTTGAGTTCTCTGGCCATGTGTTGTTTTTCGGTGCGCGTCTTATGAAGCACCCCCTCCTCAAACCCCTCTTTGCAGTTATGGCATCGCTCGCCTTTGCCTCTTGCATGCCAGTTAACAGCAGCGTCACTCGATTCCACACTCTTCCCGCCAAAGGCTCCGGGCAGAGCTTCGTGGTTCTCTCGACGACGGGGACAAACTCCCTCGAATTTAATACTTATGCCGCTCTGGTGGCTGCTCACCTCCAGACTTACGGCTGGACCCAGTCGGCCTCCGAGTCCGCTGACTATACGGTCAACTTCGCCGCTAATATGGGCGAGAGTCGGCAGGAGCATGGTTCTCTACCCATCATGGGCCAGACCGGAGGGGGAACCACTTACCACAGCGGATCGGTGAACACCTACGGAAGCTACGGCTCAACACGAGGGACCTACTCGGGGACGTCGTATACTCCGGCCACCTTCGGCGTAGTGGGTTCGATGCCCTACAGCGTGACCTTCCATGACAGCTTCTTGAATCTGAGAATCCGGGATCAGAAAGACCAAGCAGTCTTTGAAGGTCGCGTCGCCGCCACCGGCAGAAACTCCGAGCTTTCGGTGGCTCTTCCTGCGATGATCGACGCCCTCTTCACCGGCTTTCCGGGTGAAAGCGGCAAAACGAAGCAGATCAGCAAGGCGGCCCGCTAGTCCGCTGCCTATGAACCATCAAGAGCCCTCCCCGGCGAAGTTGGACTCCAATCCAGTCACACGCCTTTTTCGGTGCTCGACGATCGAGGAGTGTCGCGAAATCCAGAAAGGCAGCCTGATCTTTCGCAGGCTCGGCAGGTGGCTGGCTCTCTGTTCAATCGGCATCACCTTTTTGATCGGCCATTGGGTGGACCACTTCCAGCAGGCGGTCAAATCCTACATGGCCAAATACGAGCTCCTTCTCCAATCCAGGTCGGTGAAGTGGTTCTACGACGGCGAGCTTCCATCCGTCGCATGGATCCAGGAGCTCATCCATTACTACAGGGTCATCGACGGCGTCCAGTCCATGATCCTCGCCGGTATGGCGATCTTTACGATGAGATGGTTTTACGCCGACTCCTTTGTTCGGCGCAATTCTGCCAAAGGCTTCTGGGTTGAGTTGTCGGCGATCGCGCTGGCGAACCTGTCCATCTACCTCCTTTTAACCTCTCGCTAGCTCTTCCATCTGATCACCCCCTGATAGAGACGCTAGATCGATGGGTATTCGCGATCACCTGGCGCATTTCACCAAATGCACCTCCACCACCCCCAGGCCCCATAGTCCTTGAGCCGCTCGTCATAGTCATCCGCCAGGTTCCCCCCAGGCACTCCCCTCGACCCGCCACCCGCCGCCGATCGCCACCGGGCTCATCCCCTGGAACCGCAGCCGGAACGCCTCCCTTAGCGCGTTCGACTGCGCCCGCGAGTCGGCATAGATCCGGACCTGATACGCCAGCGTCCCCAGCTTCAAGGCCCCAGCATCTAGCGCCGCCTCCGACTCCTCCCCGAAGAGCTGATAGACCAGGCACGGATTCTTCGCGCCCTCCGGCGCCACATCCGGAAACACCCGTCCGCCCAGCGCCGCCAACGAGTCCTCCCCTTTGATCGCCGCCACCAGCCACGTTAAAAGCTCATTCATCGGATTGTCTTCGTTGGCACTTGGAACTTTTCCCTTGGAACTTCAAAGGCCCCTCGCTTCCCGCTCGAGTCCCGCTCGAGTCCCGCGGCCAGTTCCCGTTTCACCACGTTCAAGACCTCGTCGGCCTTTCCTTCCAGTGCGGGCTTAAGATAGGGCTGCGCCGGATGGTACTTGGTGCCGAGCTCGGCGAAGCGGTAATAGCGCTCGACCGCGTCGGGGTAGTAGTCCTTCCCCGCATTCCCCTTCCGGTGCGCGAGCCGATCACTCGACCGCGCCCCGCCCTTCACCGTCACCTTGACCCCGAAGAGCCCCTTCGACGGCTTCGAGCTCGCCCGGTGCACCAGGGATCGCTTCACCGCACAGCACCGCCGCCTCCATCAGGATCGTCGTCTCCAGCTCCGTCGGGATCAGCACCCCGCCCGTCGAAGGCGCCACCGTCGTCAGGTTCCGGTACTTCTCCGGATCGCAACCCCGCGCGCTGAAACCGCCCTGCGCGAACACTAGGAACGAGTAAATGTATTCGTCCGTC
Coding sequences within it:
- a CDS encoding RDD family protein produces the protein MENEPEKPQSSTPPPPPDIPPPSPASPLPMPNLAPPPPAPAPPMPDVPPPPPPATKSSEQAPKAKFDSDENDADENESVVEQLAGEAPFDTRLIAGIIDGFIAGIAILVIGKLGWVIYFAYMLLKDSLPFLDGQSLGKKLMKIRAVDSEGRSLSGNWELGIKRNILMMIPFVPLYEAYVLYQKKEAHLPLRRTGDDMAKTKVIKVKEATAA
- a CDS encoding PLP-dependent cysteine synthase family protein, with translation MISPVAAPARPAPVGGRFIRQIPPTPLVPVTLDAELGPIWCKLEFMNPSGSTKDRIARHILEKAWRRGEIREGDTVVEASSGSTSIALALACAQMGLKFVAFIPSSATNERGLMIRAYGGEVRRIEGGMSKVLEAAESAALEHGWFAAKQFENPDNAEAHRMFTGPEILSQMECGCVDAVVSGVGTGGTLRGLWEAFDDAGCGAQAFAAIPCEGRAFGDNAECASLIFSKEVPGVAECLSLLYKEWREGPRGGAIQEVTVREELCLDLTQRLWALGYPVGPSSGLNYAAALEAKRRLGRDGRVVTVFPDRMERYFSHRVFAGLREDG
- a CDS encoding DMT family transporter; the encoded protein is MSGDHRWTKVLPPVLLCALLWGSAFPGIKAVYRIWESEGLKPTASDCWWFAGVRFTLAGLMLLAVARRPMEEFRATSKRALLGFCITQTFGQYLLFYLAISAASASLAGLLSALGSFWWMLLAPLAAGAPWPRLAQWLAIAIGGVGVAVAASSEKAGLGNPWLGTLLLLGSTGLGTLGLVQFTGLRKTIGARAATGFSLLGGGLGLLLAGAGSFPKAALLMPPAAMGTTVWLAFVSAAAFAQWNHLSTLHPVPLLAGYRFLIPLAATLESMLFLGERPGQGFILGGVLILGSLIASQRLSRPAAVA
- a CDS encoding KH domain-containing protein; the encoded protein is MQVVTDQIRNFLQYIAVQFIEFPAEAQLKVTELGPKRLRFKLVLRQSDVALLIGRNGFSASAIRGVIKSIAEREDVNVNLQIHSHEEETEMLARERH
- a CDS encoding DUF4136 domain-containing protein encodes the protein MASLAFASCMPVNSSVTRFHTLPAKGSGQSFVVLSTTGTNSLEFNTYAALVAAHLQTYGWTQSASESADYTVNFAANMGESRQEHGSLPIMGQTGGGTTYHSGSVNTYGSYGSTRGTYSGTSYTPATFGVVGSMPYSVTFHDSFLNLRIRDQKDQAVFEGRVAATGRNSELSVALPAMIDALFTGFPGESGKTKQISKAAR
- the gp17 gene encoding tail completion protein gp17 — protein: MNELLTWLVAAIKGEDSLAALGGRVFPDVAPEGAKNPCLVYQLFGEESEAALDAGALKLGTLAYQVRIYADSRAQSNALREAFRLRFQGMSPVAIGGGWRVEGSAWGEPGG
- a CDS encoding HK97-gp10 family putative phage morphogenesis protein → MKRSLVHRASSKPSKGLFGVKVTVKGGARSSDRLAHRKGNAGKDYYPDAVERYYRFAELGTKYHPAQPYLKPALEGKADEVLNVVKRELAAGLERDSSGKRGAFEVPREKFQVPTKTIR